Proteins encoded in a region of the Brevefilum fermentans genome:
- the sufB gene encoding Fe-S cluster assembly protein SufB — protein sequence MGKNPEKKILTQLGDYQYGFSDPETYVFKSRKGLDEEVVRQISAMKEEPEWMLEFRLRAYRHFKQRPIPTWGADLSGLDLDDIYYYVKPTEDQSRSWDDVPETIKDTFDKLGIPEAEQKYLSGVGAQYDSEMIYHSVLENLERQGVIFLSIEEGLRQHPDIFREHFSTVVPIQDNTFAALNSAVWSGGSFVYIPPGVKVDLPLQAYFRLNVANIGQFERSLIIADEGAQVHYVEGCTAPLYTTHSLHSGVIEIIVKKNARVRYTTIQNWSNNVYNLVTQRAKVFENGVMEWVDANLGSKITMKYPACFLMEPGAHGEVLSVAFAGPGQYQDAGAKAIHFAPGTSSKIISKSISRGNGRSTYRGLLKVQADAEGSKSNVVCDALLLDPESRSDTYPTIEVNTQDVSLGHEATVSKVGEDQLFYLMSRGLSEEEATTIIVSGFIEPLVKELPMEYAVEMNRLIQLQMIGSVG from the coding sequence ATGGGAAAAAACCCGGAGAAAAAAATCCTAACGCAATTAGGCGATTACCAATATGGTTTTAGCGATCCTGAAACCTATGTTTTTAAAAGCCGAAAAGGTTTAGATGAGGAAGTCGTTCGGCAAATTTCTGCCATGAAAGAAGAACCTGAATGGATGCTTGAGTTTCGCTTACGCGCCTACAGGCACTTTAAGCAGCGACCAATTCCAACTTGGGGTGCAGATCTGAGCGGATTGGACCTTGATGATATTTATTACTATGTCAAGCCAACCGAAGACCAGAGTCGAAGTTGGGACGATGTACCTGAAACCATCAAAGACACTTTTGATAAATTAGGCATTCCTGAGGCAGAACAAAAGTATTTATCAGGTGTAGGCGCACAATATGACTCAGAGATGATTTATCATAGCGTTCTGGAAAATTTAGAACGCCAAGGCGTGATCTTCCTTTCCATCGAAGAAGGCTTGCGCCAGCATCCGGACATCTTCCGAGAACATTTTTCTACAGTCGTGCCCATTCAGGACAACACCTTTGCAGCATTGAATAGTGCGGTTTGGTCGGGTGGTTCATTTGTGTATATCCCGCCTGGAGTGAAGGTTGATTTACCCTTACAGGCTTACTTTCGATTAAATGTCGCCAACATTGGTCAATTTGAGCGCTCTTTAATCATTGCTGACGAGGGCGCCCAGGTGCATTATGTTGAAGGCTGTACTGCACCTCTTTACACGACCCATTCATTACATAGTGGGGTAATTGAAATCATTGTCAAGAAGAACGCTCGTGTCCGTTATACAACGATCCAAAATTGGAGCAATAATGTCTACAACCTGGTAACACAGCGTGCCAAAGTATTTGAGAACGGGGTCATGGAGTGGGTGGATGCAAACCTGGGTTCAAAAATTACCATGAAATATCCCGCTTGCTTTCTAATGGAGCCTGGCGCCCATGGTGAGGTTTTATCGGTCGCCTTTGCCGGACCCGGTCAATACCAGGATGCAGGGGCTAAGGCGATCCATTTCGCGCCTGGAACCAGCAGCAAAATTATCTCTAAATCGATCAGCCGGGGAAATGGCAGATCAACCTATCGCGGGTTATTAAAAGTCCAGGCAGATGCTGAAGGCTCAAAATCAAATGTTGTGTGTGATGCCCTTCTATTAGATCCGGAATCGCGTTCGGATACTTATCCGACGATAGAGGTCAATACCCAGGATGTGAGCTTGGGTCACGAAGCGACCGTTTCAAAGGTGGGTGAAGATCAGCTCTTCTACCTGATGAGTCGCGGCTTAAGCGAAGAAGAGGCCACCACGATCATTGTTTCAGGGTTTATTGAACCACTGGTGAAAGAATTACCGATGGAATATGCAGTTGAGATGAACCGTTTGATCCAATTGCAGATGATTGGGTCGGTAGGCTAA
- the sufD gene encoding Fe-S cluster assembly protein SufD produces the protein MKSPTSSLEPFKFSSEMIPHNEDAYLRKYRQTAWEAYQALPFPAPKDEPWRRTDIQELETTRFTFPEKENQATPNIPPKKCLAAITSDERRAGQIISGMVTPVNQLDPDLVDRGVIFTEFRTAEFEHPHVLRELLNQIVKPDEDKFTALAAALAQDGVLLYVPKDVKIKKPLHSLYCGSGEYHAFINHLVVWLEEGAQVTFVHESVSPQSENRGQIFHNGIVEIFVGKGASLNFIELQSWGENVWSFTRERAKIMGDGELDWIYGAMGTHLMKNFSDVNLMEPGANARMSGFYFPNGRQHFDHDTQQNHLAKDTTSDLLFKGALLDESHSVWQGMIYVAPGANGTDGYQANRNLILNKGARADSIPGLEIMADDVRCTHAATVGKIDENELFYLLSRGIPRAEAEQLIVMGFFAKIMERIPFEGIQKRFTETIREKMSRGEPNLIERMMPVDN, from the coding sequence ATGAAGAGCCCCACAAGCAGTTTAGAGCCGTTTAAGTTTTCATCTGAAATGATTCCTCATAACGAAGATGCGTATTTGCGAAAATACCGGCAGACAGCCTGGGAAGCATACCAGGCTTTACCTTTCCCTGCACCCAAGGATGAACCCTGGCGCCGAACGGATATCCAGGAATTAGAAACCACGCGGTTTACGTTCCCAGAAAAAGAAAATCAAGCGACACCCAATATTCCACCAAAGAAATGTCTTGCTGCGATCACAAGCGATGAACGGCGTGCTGGGCAGATCATTTCCGGAATGGTAACGCCCGTAAATCAACTGGACCCTGACCTGGTTGACCGGGGAGTAATATTCACTGAATTTCGAACTGCTGAATTTGAGCATCCGCATGTGTTAAGGGAGTTGTTGAATCAGATCGTAAAACCTGACGAGGATAAATTTACTGCGCTTGCAGCGGCTTTGGCTCAGGACGGTGTTTTGCTTTATGTTCCTAAAGATGTCAAAATCAAAAAGCCCCTGCATAGCCTGTATTGTGGCTCGGGTGAATATCATGCTTTTATTAATCATCTGGTAGTCTGGCTGGAGGAGGGGGCACAGGTCACCTTTGTGCACGAATCAGTCTCGCCGCAAAGTGAAAACCGCGGCCAGATTTTCCATAATGGCATTGTTGAAATTTTCGTTGGGAAGGGTGCCAGTTTAAATTTTATTGAGTTACAATCCTGGGGTGAGAACGTATGGTCCTTTACCCGGGAGCGTGCCAAGATAATGGGAGATGGAGAGCTTGATTGGATTTATGGGGCGATGGGCACGCATTTGATGAAGAACTTTTCCGATGTCAACTTGATGGAACCCGGAGCAAATGCGCGCATGTCTGGCTTTTATTTTCCAAATGGTCGACAACACTTTGACCATGACACACAGCAAAACCATTTAGCGAAGGACACAACCAGCGACCTTCTATTCAAAGGCGCTCTTCTGGATGAAAGCCATTCAGTCTGGCAGGGTATGATCTACGTAGCACCAGGCGCAAACGGTACAGACGGGTATCAAGCCAATCGAAATCTGATTCTCAACAAAGGCGCTCGAGCGGATTCTATCCCTGGCCTGGAAATTATGGCAGATGATGTACGTTGTACACATGCTGCTACAGTGGGCAAGATTGATGAAAATGAGCTATTTTATTTACTCAGTCGGGGTATTCCCAGGGCAGAAGCTGAGCAGTTGATTGTGATGGGATTCTTTGCTAAGATTATGGAAAGAATACCCTTTGAGGGTATACAAAAAAGGTTCACAGAGACGATCCGAGAGAAGATGTCACGCGGTGAACCAAATTTGATTGAACGCATGATGCCTGTAGATAATTAA
- a CDS encoding PIG-L deacetylase family protein — MNRNMTFFGKTVLCIGAHPDDIELGCGALIADIITQTRVVCVTLSDNQKNPLHTNLVAEHYASMSILGVQKEHVILHDFTTRRLKESRQEILEVMIDLNKRFQPEVVLVHTAKDIHQDHQTVTEEALRAYRGTTLLGFDVLRSSYGFFPDFLVEISEHGLETKIKALDAYKTYADKYYFNEDIIRATALRHGALAERPYAEGFDILRIVGQFGNL; from the coding sequence ATGAATCGAAATATGACTTTTTTTGGCAAAACAGTCCTGTGTATCGGCGCACATCCCGATGATATCGAATTGGGATGCGGTGCACTAATAGCGGATATCATTACCCAGACTCGTGTGGTGTGTGTGACTCTGTCGGATAACCAGAAGAATCCCTTGCATACCAATCTGGTTGCAGAACACTATGCCAGCATGAGCATTTTGGGCGTTCAGAAAGAACACGTTATTCTGCATGACTTCACAACTCGACGATTGAAAGAATCCCGCCAGGAAATCCTCGAGGTGATGATCGACCTCAATAAACGTTTTCAGCCTGAAGTGGTCCTGGTGCACACGGCAAAAGACATTCATCAAGACCATCAAACCGTCACAGAAGAAGCGCTGCGCGCCTATCGAGGAACAACCTTGCTCGGATTTGATGTTCTGCGCTCATCTTATGGCTTTTTTCCGGATTTCCTGGTCGAAATCTCTGAACACGGGCTTGAAACAAAAATCAAAGCCCTTGATGCCTACAAAACCTATGCGGATAAATATTATTTTAATGAAGACATCATTCGAGCGACGGCGCTCCGCCATGGCGCATTAGCAGAACGACCTTACGCCGAAGGATTTGATATATTGCGGATTGTCGGGCAATTTGGCAACCTTTAG
- a CDS encoding class I SAM-dependent methyltransferase, which produces MTISFQETTKDLLTRINIHDLYGAKDIDKWMLEVLPLEQEMSILDVGCGSGKQCFSYLAHLSGKAAITGTDISDELLKKADEENMKAGNRVTFQKMDFNKPFNFSAETFDLVSCSFAIYYAENIPFTISEMHRVLKPGGTLFTTGPMPENKQMFYNIIREATNRDIPPMPGSSRYASEIFETIQAQFSHVALHIFENPLTFPEVNPFIDYTRASLSEDRLLWNTFFESKTDFEQIMSKITTVAEKWFQRDGKLVMTKVVGGILAKK; this is translated from the coding sequence ATGACAATATCATTTCAAGAAACAACCAAAGATTTACTCACCCGCATCAATATCCATGATCTTTATGGAGCAAAAGACATTGACAAATGGATGTTAGAAGTACTTCCCCTGGAACAGGAAATGTCCATCCTTGATGTCGGCTGTGGATCAGGGAAACAATGTTTTTCATACCTGGCGCATCTCAGCGGGAAAGCAGCCATTACGGGCACTGACATCTCTGATGAATTGTTAAAAAAAGCAGATGAAGAAAACATGAAGGCAGGTAATCGAGTCACTTTCCAGAAAATGGACTTTAACAAGCCTTTCAACTTTTCGGCTGAAACCTTCGATCTTGTGTCCTGCTCTTTTGCAATCTACTATGCTGAAAACATCCCCTTCACCATCAGTGAAATGCATCGTGTGCTTAAACCAGGCGGAACCTTGTTTACAACTGGTCCCATGCCTGAAAACAAGCAGATGTTTTATAATATTATCCGAGAAGCAACCAACCGGGATATCCCTCCTATGCCGGGCAGTTCACGCTATGCTTCAGAAATTTTTGAAACGATACAAGCGCAATTTTCACACGTTGCTTTGCACATCTTCGAAAACCCCCTCACCTTTCCTGAAGTCAACCCATTTATCGATTACACACGAGCATCACTTTCTGAAGACCGCCTGTTGTGGAACACTTTCTTCGAATCAAAGACAGATTTCGAACAAATCATGTCAAAAATCACAACGGTGGCAGAAAAGTGGTTTCAACGCGACGGAAAACTGGTCATGACGAAGGTTGTGGGCGGTATCCTTGCAAAAAAGTAG
- the hypB gene encoding hydrogenase nickel incorporation protein HypB, with amino-acid sequence MTNKRITIVEKIFDANERLANENRRRFDENHVFAINLMASPGAGKTSLILATIKALLDQKVRIGVIEGDTAPVTIDADKISAAGIPVIQINTGGECHLDAVMVENALNQLPIEDLDLVIVENVGNLICPAAFKLGTHANVLIASVPEGDDKPYKYPNIYRGLEVLIINKTDLLPYLDFDMDYFRQGVEILNPGLETFALSCKTGAGLEDWLLWLKSKLPKK; translated from the coding sequence ATGACAAATAAACGTATCACAATTGTGGAAAAGATCTTTGATGCCAACGAGCGATTGGCAAATGAAAACCGCCGTCGGTTTGATGAAAATCATGTTTTTGCGATTAATCTAATGGCATCACCTGGCGCAGGGAAAACCAGCCTGATCCTTGCCACTATCAAGGCATTGCTTGATCAGAAGGTCCGCATTGGCGTCATCGAAGGTGATACTGCGCCAGTGACCATCGACGCAGATAAGATCAGTGCAGCCGGGATACCGGTTATTCAAATTAACACTGGAGGCGAATGTCATCTGGATGCGGTCATGGTAGAAAACGCGCTCAATCAATTGCCAATAGAAGATCTTGATCTGGTCATCGTAGAGAATGTAGGCAATTTGATTTGTCCTGCAGCCTTTAAACTGGGCACCCATGCCAACGTTCTTATCGCCAGTGTACCTGAAGGGGATGACAAACCCTACAAATACCCAAATATTTACCGGGGGTTGGAAGTGCTGATCATCAACAAGACCGACCTTCTTCCTTATCTTGATTTTGACATGGACTACTTTCGGCAGGGGGTTGAAATCCTCAATCCTGGTCTGGAAACCTTTGCATTATCGTGCAAAACTGGTGCAGGGCTTGAGGATTGGTTGTTATGGCTAAAATCCAAACTTCCAAAAAAATAA
- the hypA gene encoding hydrogenase maturation nickel metallochaperone HypA — MHELSVTESVLEIACRHAGKAQAKRVTDIYLVIGRLSSIVDDSVQFYWNLISKDTLCENAQLHFRRVPAELVCLDCQHQYQLAEELTPCPKCNSTRIRVLSGDEFHLESIEIERK; from the coding sequence ATGCATGAACTCTCGGTTACTGAAAGCGTACTTGAAATCGCCTGTAGACACGCGGGAAAAGCCCAGGCCAAACGAGTAACTGATATTTACCTGGTGATTGGTCGCCTGTCCAGTATTGTGGACGATTCGGTCCAATTCTACTGGAATTTGATCAGCAAAGATACACTATGCGAAAATGCACAACTTCATTTCAGACGCGTGCCTGCAGAATTGGTGTGTCTGGACTGCCAGCATCAATATCAACTGGCTGAGGAATTAACGCCCTGTCCAAAGTGCAATAGCACCCGAATTCGAGTGCTTTCCGGAGATGAATTCCATTTAGAAAGCATAGAAATTGAAAGGAAATGA
- a CDS encoding Crp/Fnr family transcriptional regulator: MLNLSQTTAVIQSIPWFLDLSHESMTRLAAIAEMVSLEPGVTIFHEGDQHPHLYLIFEGKVRLESFVPGRGSLPFSIAEAFDVVGWSSLTPVVRQMTCTAIVESSSKMLKFSAQSLMACCESDCFLGFVIMRRLANIVASRLLTHRLQLLEIISCHK; this comes from the coding sequence ATGCTGAACCTCTCCCAAACAACCGCTGTGATCCAATCGATTCCCTGGTTTTTAGACCTGTCTCACGAAAGTATGACTCGCTTAGCTGCCATTGCGGAGATGGTTTCACTCGAACCGGGTGTTACCATTTTTCACGAAGGCGATCAGCATCCCCATCTTTACCTGATTTTTGAGGGAAAAGTCCGTTTAGAAAGTTTTGTACCCGGGCGTGGATCCCTTCCGTTTTCCATCGCTGAGGCTTTTGATGTGGTTGGCTGGTCAAGTTTAACTCCGGTTGTTCGCCAGATGACCTGCACCGCGATTGTTGAATCTTCATCTAAAATGCTCAAATTTTCTGCGCAATCACTGATGGCTTGTTGTGAATCCGACTGCTTCCTGGGCTTTGTGATCATGAGACGCTTGGCGAATATTGTTGCCTCTCGTCTCCTGACACACCGGTTGCAATTGCTTGAAATCATCTCTTGCCACAAGTAA
- the fdhD gene encoding formate dehydrogenase accessory sulfurtransferase FdhD codes for MTNTNKTLNTCKYDTGNTTFTIEQLEIIEEQSVDLLVNNSLLLTFFCSPIQLEALALGFLWNEGIISDLSEIKNLYISPDMARIEVSLFSSIDEHLNLMRTSTGLTVIRELEKRQMNNSFRINPEMLIKLYDEFSAKQKLHQVAGGYHSAALSDGERINIITEDLGRHNCLDKISGMFLLEGKPFAPQIILLSGRISSEMIHKAIKLTAPIIATRTTPTVKAVEIAKKYGVAIVGYLRGKQFSVFSFPERIQFK; via the coding sequence ATGACCAACACTAACAAAACTTTGAATACATGCAAGTATGACACTGGAAACACAACATTCACGATAGAGCAGCTGGAAATAATCGAAGAACAATCCGTTGATTTGCTGGTCAACAACTCGCTGTTGTTAACATTTTTCTGTTCTCCAATTCAACTTGAAGCCTTAGCACTTGGTTTTCTTTGGAATGAGGGAATAATCAGCGACCTGAGCGAAATTAAAAACCTTTATATCAGCCCAGATATGGCCAGGATTGAGGTTTCTTTGTTCTCCTCTATTGATGAACATCTAAACCTAATGCGAACATCAACAGGTTTGACGGTCATCCGTGAACTTGAGAAACGTCAGATGAATAATTCTTTTAGGATTAATCCGGAAATGCTCATCAAGCTTTATGATGAGTTTTCTGCAAAACAAAAACTTCATCAGGTTGCAGGAGGGTATCACAGTGCGGCATTAAGTGATGGCGAAAGGATCAACATCATCACAGAAGATTTGGGAAGGCACAACTGCTTGGACAAAATATCTGGAATGTTTCTACTTGAAGGGAAACCGTTCGCACCCCAAATAATTCTACTTTCCGGAAGAATCAGTTCTGAGATGATCCACAAAGCGATTAAATTAACCGCCCCCATTATCGCAACAAGAACAACGCCAACCGTTAAAGCGGTAGAGATTGCAAAAAAATATGGTGTTGCAATTGTCGGTTACTTAAGAGGTAAACAATTTTCGGTCTTTAGCTTTCCGGAACGGATCCAGTTTAAGTAA
- the mobA gene encoding molybdenum cofactor guanylyltransferase produces the protein MTENRDLKATALSVVIQAGGKSIRMGENKALMFLSGKPLIQRVLERVKPIAQELFIVTNDIPSFEFLGEKMVNDSIPNMGAIGGLYTAMDVSNNHYVAVVACDLPFVSTAILLKGLELLVQSDADVAIPMTGPSFYEPLHAVYRRGPCKEAIYQSIVLDQRRLVSWLPRVKVIELRPDLYREFDPSGLAFYNINTKDDFLKAEQIIEKSLK, from the coding sequence ATGACAGAAAATAGAGACTTAAAAGCAACTGCCCTGAGCGTTGTAATCCAGGCGGGCGGAAAATCGATCAGAATGGGTGAAAACAAAGCGTTGATGTTTTTGTCAGGAAAACCGCTGATCCAGAGAGTTCTTGAACGCGTTAAACCCATTGCCCAGGAGCTATTTATCGTTACCAATGACATCCCCAGTTTTGAGTTTCTGGGAGAGAAGATGGTTAACGATTCGATTCCGAATATGGGCGCAATTGGTGGACTTTATACCGCTATGGACGTTAGCAACAACCACTATGTCGCAGTGGTTGCGTGTGATTTGCCATTTGTAAGTACCGCCATTTTGCTAAAAGGCCTTGAATTATTGGTGCAAAGCGATGCCGATGTCGCTATTCCAATGACAGGTCCATCTTTTTATGAACCATTGCATGCTGTTTATCGGCGAGGTCCCTGTAAAGAAGCAATATATCAATCGATTGTTTTGGATCAAAGGCGGCTGGTGTCCTGGCTTCCTCGGGTAAAGGTGATTGAATTAAGGCCAGATTTATACAGGGAGTTTGACCCGAGTGGCTTAGCCTTTTATAACATTAACACAAAAGATGATTTTCTAAAAGCCGAACAGATCATTGAAAAATCTTTAAAATAA
- the fdhF gene encoding formate dehydrogenase subunit alpha — translation MTKLTINGIEIEAESTWTILEAAEHANITIPTLCYHKDLSPTGACRMCLVSVKGAKGLVTSCTTPVSEGMEVETENETLTSSRQSVLKLLLSVYHDTGYKPDETDNELFKWARHYGLDPYAHMSSKARFEVDSDPNPFIFVDMNKCILCTRCVRACAEIQGRFVWGVSERGFDAHIVAGFDEDLLDARCESCGACVAYCPTGALSLKPTIHVGPAEKLVTTTCNYCGVGCQFDLNVIDDRVVRVTSNPAAPANGMHLCVKGRFGFSYVHHDDRLTKPLVREYLLKGEARPSKADRGPWVETSWDTALDIVAEKLATARDTYGPDSVGVLSSAKCTNEENYLMNKFGRQVIGTNNVDHCARLCHSSTVAGLATALGSGAMTNSMADVYASANSILVIGSNTTEQHPVFGAKMRQAVLNRNVHLIVADPRRIELCDFAVMHIQQKPGTDIALINGLVNIILEKGYEDRIFIDERTENFDVYAENIKLYPPNVVSEITGVPVAQLYRAVEIMVKNAPLAVFWAMGITQHTVGVHNVFALAGLQMVLGNFGIPGGGVNPLRGQNNVQGACDMGCLVNVYPGYQAVTAEAAQQKFESAWGTSLSNKVGRTVTELIPDVLEGKTKALYILGENPAMTDPDSNHVRHCLEELDFLALQDIFPTETSAYADVLLPGVTFAEKTGTYTNTERKVQMVRQAISERGEARQDWDITAEIAKRIIARGGREINDAPYSSWDYADSGEIMAEVAALTPSYGGISHQRLNNGEVLCWPCPDPTHPGTPILHIGKFTRGRGNLIPAIHVDPAELPDDDYPMMLTTGRVIYHWHSGEQTRRVKELLEVYGEALIEISPEDASVIGLNEEINKVKVTSRRGEIIATAWVTNRVPEGLIYGNFHFPDANINYLTKAALDPIAKIPEYKVAAVKIEAV, via the coding sequence ATGACAAAATTAACCATAAACGGCATCGAAATAGAAGCTGAAAGCACATGGACAATTTTAGAGGCAGCGGAACACGCAAATATCACCATCCCAACGCTGTGCTACCACAAGGACCTTTCGCCGACGGGTGCCTGCAGAATGTGCCTGGTTAGTGTTAAAGGGGCAAAAGGCCTGGTGACATCATGTACGACGCCTGTCTCTGAAGGTATGGAAGTTGAAACAGAAAATGAGACATTAACCTCATCACGCCAATCTGTGCTGAAACTTCTCCTCAGCGTTTACCACGACACCGGCTATAAACCCGATGAAACGGATAATGAATTATTCAAGTGGGCACGGCATTATGGGCTGGACCCTTACGCCCATATGTCTTCAAAAGCCCGCTTTGAAGTTGACTCTGATCCAAATCCCTTCATTTTTGTCGACATGAACAAATGCATCTTGTGCACAAGATGTGTCAGGGCATGTGCGGAAATCCAGGGCCGTTTCGTTTGGGGTGTTTCAGAAAGAGGTTTTGATGCCCATATTGTTGCCGGATTTGATGAAGATTTGCTCGATGCCCGTTGTGAATCTTGTGGCGCCTGCGTCGCTTATTGTCCCACCGGAGCGCTCTCGCTAAAGCCAACGATCCATGTTGGACCTGCAGAAAAATTGGTCACAACAACCTGCAATTATTGTGGCGTTGGCTGTCAATTTGACCTGAATGTCATCGACGATCGCGTCGTTCGGGTGACCTCAAACCCTGCAGCGCCAGCCAACGGAATGCATCTGTGCGTCAAAGGGCGTTTCGGTTTCTCGTATGTGCACCATGATGATCGATTGACCAAACCCTTGGTCCGCGAATATCTCCTTAAGGGTGAAGCGCGTCCATCGAAAGCCGATCGAGGCCCTTGGGTTGAAACCTCGTGGGATACTGCTCTCGATATCGTTGCAGAGAAATTAGCTACCGCACGAGACACCTATGGGCCGGACAGTGTTGGCGTGCTTTCATCGGCAAAGTGCACCAATGAAGAGAACTACTTAATGAACAAGTTCGGCCGCCAGGTGATTGGCACGAACAACGTCGATCACTGCGCCCGATTGTGCCATTCAAGCACCGTTGCGGGTCTTGCCACGGCCCTAGGGTCGGGTGCGATGACCAATTCGATGGCAGATGTCTATGCGAGTGCAAACTCAATCCTGGTGATTGGTTCAAATACAACCGAACAACATCCAGTCTTTGGCGCGAAGATGCGCCAGGCGGTGCTAAATCGTAATGTTCATTTGATTGTAGCAGACCCGCGTCGGATTGAGCTTTGTGATTTTGCTGTAATGCACATTCAACAAAAACCAGGCACCGATATCGCCCTCATCAATGGCTTGGTGAATATCATTCTTGAAAAAGGCTACGAGGATAGAATCTTCATTGATGAGCGAACTGAGAACTTTGATGTCTATGCTGAAAATATAAAGCTATATCCGCCCAATGTCGTCTCAGAGATAACGGGGGTTCCGGTTGCACAACTCTACCGTGCTGTTGAAATCATGGTAAAAAATGCACCATTAGCCGTATTTTGGGCAATGGGTATCACCCAACATACCGTTGGCGTTCATAATGTATTTGCTCTTGCGGGACTCCAAATGGTGTTGGGTAATTTTGGAATCCCTGGTGGTGGTGTCAACCCCTTGCGTGGGCAGAATAATGTCCAGGGCGCTTGTGATATGGGCTGTTTAGTGAATGTATACCCGGGTTACCAGGCTGTAACCGCTGAAGCAGCACAGCAGAAGTTTGAGAGCGCTTGGGGTACGTCCCTTTCTAATAAAGTGGGTAGAACAGTCACAGAGCTCATCCCAGATGTCCTTGAAGGCAAAACAAAAGCTCTGTACATACTGGGTGAAAATCCTGCCATGACTGACCCCGACTCTAACCATGTTCGCCACTGCCTGGAGGAATTAGACTTCTTGGCTCTACAGGATATTTTCCCCACCGAAACTTCTGCGTATGCAGACGTGCTGCTTCCCGGCGTTACCTTTGCTGAAAAAACAGGCACCTACACGAATACTGAACGTAAGGTTCAAATGGTGCGGCAGGCGATATCTGAACGCGGAGAAGCCAGGCAGGATTGGGATATCACTGCGGAAATCGCAAAAAGAATCATTGCCCGGGGAGGACGTGAGATCAATGATGCTCCTTATTCCTCGTGGGATTATGCTGACTCCGGTGAAATTATGGCTGAAGTAGCGGCACTTACCCCCAGCTATGGCGGCATCTCACATCAGCGTTTGAATAATGGAGAGGTTCTTTGCTGGCCTTGTCCGGACCCAACCCATCCAGGAACACCCATCTTGCATATCGGGAAATTTACACGCGGTAGAGGCAATTTAATTCCTGCCATCCATGTTGATCCTGCAGAACTTCCTGACGATGATTATCCAATGATGCTGACCACCGGTCGTGTGATTTACCATTGGCATAGCGGTGAACAAACTCGTCGAGTGAAAGAACTGCTTGAGGTCTACGGCGAAGCACTGATTGAAATTTCACCGGAAGATGCCAGTGTTATTGGGTTAAATGAAGAAATCAATAAAGTCAAAGTAACCTCTCGCCGGGGCGAGATCATCGCCACTGCTTGGGTTACGAACCGTGTGCCAGAAGGATTGATCTACGGGAATTTCCACTTCCCCGATGCTAACATCAACTATTTGACCAAAGCAGCCTTAGATCCTATTGCGAAAATCCCTGAATATAAAGTCGCTGCGGTAAAAATTGAAGCTGTATAA